A genomic stretch from Solanum stenotomum isolate F172 chromosome 8, ASM1918654v1, whole genome shotgun sequence includes:
- the LOC125872065 gene encoding neoxanthin synthase, chloroplastic, with translation METLLKPLTSLLLSSPTPHRSIFQQNPPSLNPTTKKKSRKCHLRNESSKLFCSFLDLAPTSKPESFDVNISLVDPNSGRAQFDVIIIGAGPAGLRLAEQVSKYGIKVCCVDPSPLSMWPNNYGVWVDEFENLGLEDCLDHKWPMTCVHINDHKTKYLGRPYGRVSRKKLKLRLLNSCVENRVKFYKAKVWKVEHEEFESSIVCDDGKKIRGSLVVDASGFASDFIEYDKPRNHGYQIAHGVLVEVDNHPFDLDKMVLMDWRDSHLGNEPYLRVNNAKEPTFLYAMPFDKNLVFLEETSLVSRPVLPYMEVKRRMVARLRHLGIKVRSVIEEEKCVIPMGGPLPRIPQNVMAIGGNSGIVHPSTGYMVARSMALAPVLAEAIVEGLGSTRMIRGSQLYHRVWNGLWPLDRRCVRECYSFGMETLLKLDLKGTRRLFDAFFDLDPKYWQGFLSSRLSVKELAILSLCLFGHGSNLTRLDIVTKCPVPLVRLIGNLAIESI, from the coding sequence ATGGAAACTCTTCTCAAGCCTTTGACATCTCTTTTACTTTCCTCTCCTACACCCCACAGGTCTATTTTCCAACAAAATCCCCCTTCTCTAAATCCCaccaccaaaaaaaaatcaagaaaatgtcATCTTAGAAACGAAAGCAGTAAACTTTTTTGTAGCTTTCTTGATTTAGCACCCACATCAAAGCCAGAGTCTTTTGATGTTAACATCTCATTGGTTGATCCTAATTCAGGTCGGGCTCAATTCGACGTGATCATCATCGGAGCTGGCCCTGCTGGTCTCAGGCTAGCTGAACAAGTTTCTAAATATGGTATTAAGGTATGTTGTGTTGACCCTTCACCACTTTCCATGTGGCCAAATAATTATGGTGTTTGGGTTGATGAGTTTGAGAATTTAGGATTGGAAGATTGTTTAGATCATAAATGGCCTATGACTTGTGTGCATATAAATGATCATAAAACTAAGTATTTGGGAAGACCATATGGTAGAGTAAGTAGAAAGAAGCTGAAGTTGAGATTGTTGAATAGTTGTGTTGAAAACAGAGTGAAGTTTTATAAAGCTAAGGTTTGGAAAGTGGAACATGAAGAATTTGAGTCTTCAATTGTTTGTGATGATGGTAAGAAGATAAGAGGTAGTTTGGTTGTGGATGCAAGTGGTTTTGCTAGTGATTTTATAGAGTATGACAAGCCAAGAAACCATGGTTATCAAATTGCTCATGGGGTTTTAGTAGAAGTTGATAATCATCCATTTGATTTGGATAAAATGGTGCTTATGGATTGGAGGGATTCTCATTTAGGTAATGAGCCATATTTAAGGGTGAATAATGCTAAAGAACCAACATTCTTGTATGCAATGCCATTTGATAAGAATTTGGTTTTCTTGGAGGAGACTTCTTTGGTGAGTCGTCCTGTGTTACCGTATATGGAAGTAAAAAGAAGGATGGTGGCAAGATTAAGGCATTTGGGGATCAAAGTGAGAAGTGTTATTGAGGAAGAGAAATGTGTGATCCCTATGGGAGGACCACTTCCGCGGATTCCTCAAAATGTTATGGCTATTGGTGGGAATTCGGGGATAGTTCATCCATCGACAGGGTACATGGTAGCTAGGAGCATGGCTTTGGCACCAGTACTGGCTGAAGCCATCGTCGAGGGGCTTGGCTCAACAAGGATGATAAGAGGGTCTCAACTTTACCATAGAGTTTGGAATGGTTTGTGGCCTTTAGATAGAAGATGTGTTAGAGAATGTTATTCATTTGGGATGGAGACATTGTTGAAGCTTGATTTGAAAGGGACTAGGAGATTGTTTGATGCTTTCTTTGATCTTGATCCTAAATACTGGCAAGGGTTCCTTTCTTCAAGATTGTCTGTCAAAGAACTTGCTATACTCAGCTTGTGTCTTTTTGGACATGGCTCAAATTTGACTAGGTTGGATATTGTTACAAAATGTCCTGTTCCTTTGGTTAGACTGATTGGCAATCTAGCTATAGAGAGCatttga
- the LOC125872066 gene encoding casparian strip membrane protein 2-like, whose product MDSKSTSYETAINMSETESIKQKSSSAAPIIATTKTISHNQKGGWRRGVSIFDFILRLCALVTTLAAATTMGTTEETLPLFTQFFQFQASYDDLPAFSYFVVANAIASAYVVLSLPFSIVCIVRPHLVGAKLVLLILDTVMVAFTTAAAAAAAAIVYLAHNGNSTTQWVAICQQFGDFCQRVSGAVVASFIAAFIFIILVVFSAVTLRRHN is encoded by the exons ATGGATTCAAAATCTACTAGCTATGAAACAGCAATTAACATGTCTGAAACAGAGTCCATCAAGCAAAAATCTTCTTCTGCAGCACCAATTATAGCTACCACAAAGACCATTTCACATAATCAGAAAGGAGGATGGCGAAGAGGAGTTAGCATTTTCGACTTTATTTTGCGACTTTGTGCCCTTGTCACTACTCTCGCTGCAGCAACTACTATGGGAACTACTGAAGAAACTCTTCCTCTTTTCACTCAGTTCTTTCAGTTCCAAGCTAGCTATGATGATCTCCCCGCTTTCTC gTATTTTGTGGTGGCAAATGCTATTGCAAGTGCATACGTTGTCCTGTCTCTGCCTTTCTCCATTGTTTGCATTGTTCGACCTCATCTAGTTGGAGCCAAACTTGTGCTTTTAATTCTTGATAcg GTAATGGTGGCATTTACTACAGCCGCAGCAGCTGCGGCTGCTGCCATAGTGTACTTAGCACATAACGGCAACTCCACCACACAATGGGTGGCGATATGCCAACAGTTTGGAGATTTCTGCCAGCGAGTGAGCGGCGCAGTGGTGGCGTCCTTTATTGCAGCATTCATCTTCATCATCCTTGTTGTTTTCTCTGCTGTGACTCTACGAAGGCATAATTAG